The stretch of DNA GGTGCAGCGCGGATCCTCCGCCACTCCGGCGACACCCGCGTCGAGCAGTTGCTTGCGCAGACCCGCCCGCAGGTCCAGACCCGGGGTCCCCTTGACGGTGCGGACGGCGCTGCCGGGAAGGAACTTCTCCACGTCCGCCTGCATCGCCGCGGGCACCTCGTACTGCCTGCCGCTCGCCGCCGGACCCAGGAACGCGCCGATCCGGTCGATCCGCGCTCCCTGCTCGACCATGACGTCGAGCACCCGCGGAACGATGCCGATGCGGGCGCCGATCCGCCCGGCGTGGACGGCGGCGATCACCCCGGCCTCGTCGTCGGACAGCAGCACCGGGACGCAGTCGGCGCTGAGGGTCGCGAGCGCGAGTCCCCGAACAGTCGTCACGAGAGCGTCCGTCGCGGGAACCGGCGTATCGGTGGGCCCGTCGACGACGGTCACGTTGCGACTGTGGATCTGCTCCATCCACACCAGGTGGTCGAACGGCACCCCGATCTCCCCCGCGAGCCGGCGCCGGTTCGCCTCCACCGCGGCCGGATCGTCGCCGACGTGATCACCCAGGTTGAACGTGTCGTACGGTGCGACGGAGCGTCCGCCGGCACGGGTAGTCACAACCCGGCGAACCCTGAACTCGGGGGCGGGCGGCGAACTCAACGACGCATGAAGGAGGGCACGTCGACTTCGTCTTCACCCTCCTCGTCGGACACCGGTACCGCACGGGACTGACCGTTTCCGGGAAGCGGCGGCAGACTGCTCGGGCTCTGGTGCGAGCTGATCGTCTCGCGGGTCACCGACATCGGCTCGCTGTTCTGCTGCTCGGCCGACTGCCCGACCTCGCCCGCCCGTCCGGCGCCGATGGCGCTGCGACCGGCGGCACCCGACTCGACCGGCCTGCGGGTGGGGGTCCCGCCGTCGAACCCGGCGGCGATGACGGTGACCCGCACCTCGTCGCCGAGCGAATCGTCGATGACGGTGCCGAAGATGATGTTGGCGTCGATGTGGGCGGCTTCCTGCACCAGCGACGCAGCCTCGTTGATCTCGAACAGACCGAGGTCGCTGCCACCGGCGATCGAGAGCAGCACGCCGCGCGCACCCTCCATCGACGCCTCGAGCAGCGGGGAGTTGATCGCCGATTCCGCGGCCTTGATGGCCCGGCCCTCGCCACGGGAGGATCCGATGCCCATCAGGGCGCTACCCGCGCCGGACATGACGCCCTTGACGTCGGCGAAGTCGACGTTGATCAGTCCGGGGGTGGTGATGAGGTCGGTGATGCCCTGAACACCGTTGAGCAGGACCTCGTCGGCGCTGCGGAACGCGTCCATGAGGCTGACCGCGGCGTCGCCGAGCTGCAGGAGGCGGTCGTTGGGGATCACGATGAGGGTGTCGCACGATTCGCGCAGCGACTGGATGCCGGTGTCGGCCTGGCCGCCGCGGCGCTTGCCCTCGAAGGAGAAGGGCCGCGTGACGACGCCGACGGTGAGGGCGCCGAGCTTGCGCGCGATACTCGCGACGACCGGTGCGCCGCCGGTGCCGGTGCCGCCGCCCTCGCCTGCGGTCACGAACACCATGTCGGCGCCCTTGAGGACTTCCTCGATCTCGTCCTTGTGGTCTTCTGCGGCCTTGCGGCCGACTTCGGGATCCGCGCCGGCGCCGAGCCCGCGGGTGAGTTCCCGGCCGACGTCGAGCTTGACGTCGGCGTCACTCATCAGCAGCGCTTGCGCGTCGGTGTTGACGGCAATGAACTCGACTCCCTTGAGTCCCTGCTCGATCATCCGGTTGACTGCGTTCACGCCGCCGCCGCCGATGCCGACGACCTTTATTACGGCGAGGTAGTTGTGCGGGGGCGTCATCGGCTCTCGCCTTCCATGAGTGTGTATCACGCTTTCGTACAGATCAGCCCAGCCTGAACCCTCAACCTCAACCATAGGGTTACGGTTATGTCAAGTGCTGCTCGACTAGAGCGAAACGCTATGCACCGGCATACGGATACGCCATTAGGCGCGCCGAGACGCGCCGAGTTATTTGACGAACTCGCCCGCAACTCTTTCGCATCCGGGTCACGACCCCTCACCGCACCGTCGGCAGGTCGGGACTCGACACGTCGTACGTCTGCCCCGGCTGGGTGAGCAGCGGCAGGGTGACCGCGGCCTTGCGCTCGGACTTCTCCGTGCCGCCCCACACGACGATCCGTCCGTCGAGCAGCGTCACCGCGATATCCGAAATCGACTTCGCGGCAACCTGTCCCACCTGTCCGCGCAGCTGGGGCGGCATCGATTCCAGCACCTCGATCGCCGCCTCGGTGGACGGGTCGCCCCACCCCGGCTTCTCCGTCACCAGTCGCGGCACCCCGGGCGGCGGCGGGGCGATCTCGTAATCCACCGCCTCCGCGTCGAGGAGGTGGGTGCCACCGGGGCTGTCGACGAACACGACGGGCACCCGCTCGGTTACCGTGACGCGGATGGTGGACGGGTACACCCGTTGCACGCGGGCGGACGCCACCTTCGGGATCGCGGCGACGCGCAGCGCCGCGCCCTCGGTGTCGACGCGGAGCAGCGGCTGCCCCTGCGGCACGGCCAGCACCTGGCGAATCTGCTCCTCGGAAATCGACGTCGCCCCCGCGACGTCCGTCTGACGCACCGACAGCAGCGGGGTGAACCACGCAACGAGACCGAGCGCCACGACCACGACGACGCCGACGACGCCCATCACCGCCGGACGCCGGTACCACGAGCGACGTTGCACCTCCGCCGCCGCGGACCTCCGTGCCGCCGAGGCTGTTTCGCGGGTGTGCCGTGTGCCGGGGTCGGTGGCGGTGGAGCTTCGCCGACGCGAGGACGTGCGGTCGCCCGCCGTCGCGCGTGCGGCGGACGCACCCGGTCGCGGACTGCGCTGGGCGTCGCGGCGGACAGGGCGGTCCGGCCGCTCGGACCGGCCCCGGCGCTCCCGCGTCATCGCGACGGGTGGTGGTGCGGAGCCGCACGCAGAGCGTCGAGGATCTGGTTCCCGAGCATCGTCACGTCGCCGGCGCCCATGGTGATCACTACGTCACCAGGGGACGCGAGGGCAGCGACCTGACGCGGCGCCTGCGACAGGTCCGGCTGGTAGTGCACCGGCTTGGACACCGACAGCGCGACCAGGGCGCCGCTGACGCCCGGGAGCGGTTCTTCCCGAGCGCCGTACACATCGAGGACCATGACCTCGTCGGCGAGGTCGAGTGCGTGCCCGAATTCCTCGGCGAATGTTGCTGTGCGGGAATACAGGTGCGGCTGGAAGACCACGATCACCTTGCCGCTGCGCACCGGCTCCTCGGATTCGCGGCGGTCGGCCTCGTGGGGCTGGCTCACCAGATCCGCGGCGGCGCCGAGCACGGCCCGCACCTCGGTCGGGTGGTGCGCGTAGTCGTCGAACACGCGGACCCCGTGCTCGCGGCCGGTGAACTGGAACCGCCGGTGCACTCCCCCGAAACCGGCGATGCCCTCGAGGATCTCGTCCACGTCGGCACCTGCCTCCCGGGCGGCGAGGAGCGCGGCCAGCGCATTGAGCGCCATGTGCCTGCCGGGCACGTTCATCCGGATCGTCCTCGGCGCCTGCTCCCCGGCCAGCTGGAACTGCAGTACCCCGCCGACGTCCCGGGCCTCGAAACTCAGCAGGCGCGCGCCGACCTCGACGCCGTCGATCGGAGCGAAGGCCCCGTCCGCGTCCTCGGCGCTGCCGTAGCCGAGCACCCGCACCCCCGGCAGTCCCCGGGCCGCCACCCGCTGCGCGAGCGCCGCCGACCCCGGATCGTCGAGACAGGCGACGAGCAGCCCGCCGTGCGACAGCCGGGCCGCGAAATCGTCGAATACCTGGATGTACGCCTCGGGGCTGCCGAAGTAGTCGAGGTGATCGGCCTCGACGTTGGTGACGACGACGACGTTCGGGTCGTACTGGAGCAGCGAACCGTCGCTCTCGTCGGCCTCGGCGACGAACACGTCGCCACTGCCGTGGTGGGCGTTGGTCCCGGCCTCGTTGAGTTCGCCGCCGACCGCGAACGACGGATCGAACCCGCAATGCTGCAGCGCCACCACCAGCATCGACGTCGTCGACGTCTTGCCGTGAGTGCCCGACACCAGCAGGGTGCGGTGCCCCTGCATCAGCGAGGCCAGCACTGCGGGCCGCAGGATCACGGGAATCCCGCGCCGGGCCGCCTCCACGAGTTCCGGGTTGTCCTTGGGGATGGCCGCGTGGGTGGTGACCACGACGGTCGGGCCGCCGGGCAGCAGATCGAGTGCGCCGGCGTCGTGGCCGATGCGGACCTGGGCGCCGCGGGCGCGCAACGCGAGGACGCCGCGACTCTCCTTGGCGTCCGAACCGGACACCTGGCCACCCCTGGCCAGCAGGATCCTCGCGATTCCGGACATTCCGGCGCCGCCGATCCCGACCATGTGGACACGTTCCAACTGCGCGGGCAGGTCGGTCATCGGGTTCCCCTCGTCTGCGCGGCCACGTCGATCACGATGCGCGCAACCTCGGCGGCTGCGCTGCGGTGACCCGCGCCGGCCGCGCGTCGCCCCATGTCCTCGAGCTGCGCGGGGTCGCGCAGCAGAGGGATCACGGTCTCCGCGACGAATCCGGCGGACAGGTCTCCGTCGGCCACAATCATTCCACCTCCGGCGGCGACGACAGGCCGCGCGTTCAGTTCCTGCTCGCCGTTGCCGTGTGGCAGCGGCACGTACACCGCGGGAAGGCCGACCGCCGACACCTCGGCCACCGTCATCGCGCCCGACCGGCAGATCACGGCGTCCGCCGCCGAATAGGCGAGGTCCATCCGCGACAGGTAGGGAACGGCGACGTACGGCGGGCCGCCCGGGGCCGCGGGAACGTCGAGGGTGTTCTTCGGTCCGTGCGCGTGCAGGACGGCCACCCCGGCCGCCGCGAGCGACTCGGCCGCACCCGACACGGCCTCGTTCAGCGACCTCGCGCCCTGGGAGCCGCCGAACACCAGCAGCACCGGGCCGTCGGCGGGGAGGCCGAAGTGCGCACGCGCCTCCGCCCGCAGCGCCGACCGGTCGAGACCGGTGATCGACGCCCGCACCGGGATACCGAGGATTTCGGCGTCCGACCGC from Rhodococcus opacus B4 encodes:
- the murC gene encoding UDP-N-acetylmuramate--L-alanine ligase, whose amino-acid sequence is MTDLPAQLERVHMVGIGGAGMSGIARILLARGGQVSGSDAKESRGVLALRARGAQVRIGHDAGALDLLPGGPTVVVTTHAAIPKDNPELVEAARRGIPVILRPAVLASLMQGHRTLLVSGTHGKTSTTSMLVVALQHCGFDPSFAVGGELNEAGTNAHHGSGDVFVAEADESDGSLLQYDPNVVVVTNVEADHLDYFGSPEAYIQVFDDFAARLSHGGLLVACLDDPGSAALAQRVAARGLPGVRVLGYGSAEDADGAFAPIDGVEVGARLLSFEARDVGGVLQFQLAGEQAPRTIRMNVPGRHMALNALAALLAAREAGADVDEILEGIAGFGGVHRRFQFTGREHGVRVFDDYAHHPTEVRAVLGAAADLVSQPHEADRRESEEPVRSGKVIVVFQPHLYSRTATFAEEFGHALDLADEVMVLDVYGAREEPLPGVSGALVALSVSKPVHYQPDLSQAPRQVAALASPGDVVITMGAGDVTMLGNQILDALRAAPHHHPSR
- the ftsZ gene encoding cell division protein FtsZ, with the protein product MTPPHNYLAVIKVVGIGGGGVNAVNRMIEQGLKGVEFIAVNTDAQALLMSDADVKLDVGRELTRGLGAGADPEVGRKAAEDHKDEIEEVLKGADMVFVTAGEGGGTGTGGAPVVASIARKLGALTVGVVTRPFSFEGKRRGGQADTGIQSLRESCDTLIVIPNDRLLQLGDAAVSLMDAFRSADEVLLNGVQGITDLITTPGLINVDFADVKGVMSGAGSALMGIGSSRGEGRAIKAAESAINSPLLEASMEGARGVLLSIAGGSDLGLFEINEAASLVQEAAHIDANIIFGTVIDDSLGDEVRVTVIAAGFDGGTPTRRPVESGAAGRSAIGAGRAGEVGQSAEQQNSEPMSVTRETISSHQSPSSLPPLPGNGQSRAVPVSDEEGEDEVDVPSFMRR
- the pgeF gene encoding peptidoglycan editing factor PgeF yields the protein MSSPPAPEFRVRRVVTTRAGGRSVAPYDTFNLGDHVGDDPAAVEANRRRLAGEIGVPFDHLVWMEQIHSRNVTVVDGPTDTPVPATDALVTTVRGLALATLSADCVPVLLSDDEAGVIAAVHAGRIGARIGIVPRVLDVMVEQGARIDRIGAFLGPAASGRQYEVPAAMQADVEKFLPGSAVRTVKGTPGLDLRAGLRKQLLDAGVAGVAEDPRCTIEDQTLFSHRRQAPTGRLAAVIWMDTGQDSV
- the murG gene encoding undecaprenyldiphospho-muramoylpentapeptide beta-N-acetylglucosaminyltransferase, with translation MNGDKSTLSVIVAGGGTAGHIEPALAVADAIKAIDDTAVVTALGTARGLETTLVPERGYPLELVPPVPLPRKPTLDLLRLPGRVRASVRRTREVLDATGADVVVGFGGYVALPAYLAAGPGLLRRRRRIPIVVHEANASAGIANKIGARRAARVLAAVAGSGVSARGRSDAEILGIPVRASITGLDRSALRAEARAHFGLPADGPVLLVFGGSQGARSLNEAVSGAAESLAAAGVAVLHAHGPKNTLDVPAAPGGPPYVAVPYLSRMDLAYSAADAVICRSGAMTVAEVSAVGLPAVYVPLPHGNGEQELNARPVVAAGGGMIVADGDLSAGFVAETVIPLLRDPAQLEDMGRRAAGAGHRSAAAEVARIVIDVAAQTRGTR
- a CDS encoding cell division protein FtsQ/DivIB, producing the protein MTRERRGRSERPDRPVRRDAQRSPRPGASAARATAGDRTSSRRRSSTATDPGTRHTRETASAARRSAAAEVQRRSWYRRPAVMGVVGVVVVVALGLVAWFTPLLSVRQTDVAGATSISEEQIRQVLAVPQGQPLLRVDTEGAALRVAAIPKVASARVQRVYPSTIRVTVTERVPVVFVDSPGGTHLLDAEAVDYEIAPPPPGVPRLVTEKPGWGDPSTEAAIEVLESMPPQLRGQVGQVAAKSISDIAVTLLDGRIVVWGGTEKSERKAAVTLPLLTQPGQTYDVSSPDLPTVR